A genomic segment from Kineococcus rhizosphaerae encodes:
- a CDS encoding tellurite resistance TerB family protein has translation MGFLDNLKNKGLLAGDQLKTKVGQFKSKDFAEASMATCALIAAADGSVEPEERAKTAAFIASNDVLSVFNAGDLRESFDKWCGKLTADYDFGKIEALQAVGKLRGKPDQARAVVGVGVVIGGADGDFDPDERKAVREICQAVGIDPSEFGVA, from the coding sequence ATGGGATTCCTGGACAACCTGAAGAACAAGGGCCTGCTCGCGGGCGACCAGCTCAAGACGAAGGTCGGCCAGTTCAAGAGCAAGGACTTCGCCGAGGCGAGCATGGCGACGTGCGCGCTCATCGCCGCGGCCGACGGCAGCGTCGAGCCGGAGGAACGCGCCAAGACGGCCGCGTTCATCGCCAGCAACGACGTCCTGTCGGTCTTCAACGCCGGTGACCTGCGCGAGTCGTTCGACAAGTGGTGCGGCAAGCTGACCGCGGACTACGACTTCGGCAAGATCGAGGCGCTGCAGGCCGTCGGGAAGCTGCGCGGCAAGCCCGACCAGGCCCGCGCCGTCGTCGGAGTCGGCGTCGTCATCGGCGGTGCCGACGGGGACTTCGACCCCGACGAGCGCAAGGCCGTGCGCGAGATCTGCCAGGCCGTGGGCATCGACCCGTCCGAGTTCGGCGTCGCCTGA
- a CDS encoding SRPBCC family protein: protein MPEIVQRTMVRAPLSEVFDMSLDLDVERVAGKRYKVRAVEGAGRTTGRIALDEKVQWRLRILGFPLTHTSHIVELDHPTRFVDEMESGAFERFRHEHTFETEGPKMTIMTDRMSWRSPYGVLGRLADVLFVRRTLRQLLADRNSEIVRRFS from the coding sequence ATGCCCGAGATCGTCCAGCGGACCATGGTCAGAGCGCCCTTGTCCGAGGTGTTCGACATGTCCCTCGACCTCGACGTCGAACGCGTCGCGGGCAAGCGGTACAAGGTCCGCGCCGTCGAGGGCGCCGGGCGCACCACGGGCCGCATCGCCCTCGACGAGAAGGTGCAGTGGCGGCTGCGCATCCTCGGGTTCCCCCTCACCCACACCTCGCACATCGTCGAGCTGGACCACCCCACGCGGTTCGTCGACGAGATGGAGTCCGGCGCGTTCGAGCGGTTCCGGCACGAGCACACGTTCGAGACCGAGGGCCCGAAGATGACGATCATGACCGACCGGATGTCGTGGCGGTCCCCGTACGGCGTCCTCGGCCGCCTGGCCGACGTCCTGTTCGTCCGCCGGACCCTGCGGCAGCTGCTGGCCGACCGCAACTCCGAGATCGTGCGGCGCTTCAGCTGA
- a CDS encoding DEAD/DEAH box helicase has protein sequence MSTTEHEPQLALADTISGPVVDAPGVPAARPLRAWQNAALEKYFDPAREEPADYLVTATPGAGKTTFALALARRLLDSRRVDRVVVVAPTDHLRTQWAEAAHRAGIELDPTMTNAVGPVRPDMKGYVTTYAQVAGHPMLHRARATARKSLVIMDEIHHAGDGLSWGEAVFEAFADARRRLSLTGTPFRTKADERIPFVAYVEDDSPESEGGLRSAADFTYGYKDALGDGVVRPVVFAAYTGVSRWRNSAGEVVAASLTDATTKSVESLAWKTALDPRGDWVPHVIAAMDERLNHLREHGMHDAAGLVLASDQDDARAYAKIVQRVTGEKPALILSDDPKASQKISEFAESDQRFVVCVRMISEGVDVPRAACLAWMTSYRTPLFFAQAVGRVVRSRAPGESATVFLPAVRPLLALAAEMETDRNHVIPPPASVSSDEVDEGGLDLLPPPEREPGEKKEYEALEAQAEFAHVLHGGKAVTGGELPPVSVEEADYLGLPGLLSPEQTAALLSQRDAEIRKRTAVSRPVEEPGPEPAEPEQEDAAWHTAALLRKEIHGLVGRVAAGRAMPHATVYSTLRKAVPGPPSASASVDVLRRRRDHLLSMV, from the coding sequence ATGAGCACGACCGAGCACGAACCCCAGCTGGCCCTGGCCGACACGATCTCCGGCCCCGTGGTCGACGCCCCCGGCGTACCCGCGGCCCGGCCGCTGCGCGCGTGGCAGAACGCGGCCCTGGAGAAGTACTTCGACCCCGCGCGCGAGGAACCGGCCGACTACCTCGTGACGGCGACGCCGGGCGCGGGCAAGACGACGTTCGCGCTGGCGCTGGCACGGCGCCTGCTCGACAGCCGGCGCGTCGACCGCGTCGTCGTCGTGGCCCCGACCGACCACCTGCGCACCCAGTGGGCCGAGGCCGCCCACCGCGCCGGGATCGAGCTCGACCCGACGATGACCAACGCCGTCGGGCCCGTGCGGCCGGACATGAAGGGCTACGTCACGACGTACGCCCAGGTCGCCGGGCATCCGATGCTGCACCGGGCCCGCGCCACCGCGCGGAAGTCCCTCGTGATCATGGATGAGATCCACCACGCCGGGGACGGGCTGTCCTGGGGCGAGGCGGTCTTCGAGGCCTTCGCCGACGCCCGCCGCCGGCTGTCCCTGACCGGGACCCCGTTCCGCACCAAGGCCGACGAGCGCATCCCGTTCGTCGCCTACGTCGAGGACGACTCCCCGGAGTCCGAGGGCGGCCTGCGCAGCGCGGCCGACTTCACCTACGGCTACAAGGACGCCCTCGGTGACGGCGTCGTGCGGCCCGTCGTCTTCGCCGCCTACACCGGTGTCTCGCGCTGGCGGAACTCCGCCGGCGAGGTCGTGGCCGCCTCCCTGACCGACGCCACGACGAAGTCGGTGGAGTCGCTGGCCTGGAAGACCGCGCTGGACCCCCGCGGCGACTGGGTCCCGCACGTCATCGCCGCCATGGACGAACGGCTGAACCACCTGCGCGAGCACGGCATGCACGACGCCGCCGGGCTGGTGCTGGCCTCCGACCAGGACGACGCCCGCGCCTACGCCAAGATCGTCCAGCGCGTCACGGGGGAGAAACCCGCGCTCATCCTGTCCGACGACCCCAAGGCCTCGCAGAAGATCTCCGAGTTCGCCGAGTCCGACCAGCGGTTCGTCGTCTGCGTCCGGATGATCTCCGAGGGCGTCGACGTGCCGCGCGCGGCGTGCCTGGCGTGGATGACGTCCTACCGGACGCCGCTGTTCTTCGCCCAGGCCGTCGGCCGCGTCGTCCGCTCGCGCGCGCCGGGGGAGTCCGCCACGGTCTTCCTGCCGGCCGTCCGGCCGCTGCTGGCGCTGGCCGCGGAGATGGAGACCGACCGCAACCACGTCATCCCGCCGCCGGCGTCGGTGTCCTCCGACGAGGTCGACGAGGGGGGCCTGGACCTGCTGCCGCCGCCGGAGCGCGAACCGGGGGAGAAGAAGGAGTACGAGGCGCTGGAGGCCCAGGCCGAGTTCGCCCACGTCCTGCACGGCGGCAAGGCCGTCACCGGGGGGGAACTGCCGCCGGTCAGCGTCGAGGAGGCCGACTACCTGGGCCTGCCCGGGCTGCTCTCGCCCGAGCAGACCGCGGCCCTGCTGTCCCAGCGCGACGCCGAGATCCGCAAGCGCACCGCGGTGTCCCGGCCCGTCGAGGAGCCCGGGCCGGAGCCCGCCGAACCCGAGCAGGAGGACGCCGCCTGGCACACGGCGGCGTTGCTGCGCAAGGAGATCCACGGGCTCGTCGGCCGGGTCGCCGCGGGCCGGGCCATGCCGCACGCGACGGTGTACTCGACCCTGCGCAAGGCCGTGCCCGGGCCGCCGTCGGCCTCGGCGTCCGTCGACGTCCTGCGCCGGCGCCGCGACCACCTGCTGTCGATGGTCTAG
- a CDS encoding DUF3039 domain-containing protein — MSSPTDDPFRPQPQPEAPTAPSRTAVLDREEQVQEEAAPGDHERFAHYVKKEKIMESALSGDPVIALCGKVWVPGRDPKRFPVCPTCKEIYESLSGGGKGGDDKD; from the coding sequence ATGAGCTCGCCGACCGACGACCCGTTCCGCCCGCAGCCGCAGCCCGAGGCGCCCACGGCCCCGTCGCGCACCGCGGTCCTGGACCGCGAGGAGCAGGTCCAGGAGGAGGCGGCCCCCGGCGACCACGAGCGCTTCGCGCACTACGTGAAGAAGGAGAAGATCATGGAGTCCGCCCTCTCGGGCGACCCTGTGATCGCGCTGTGCGGCAAGGTCTGGGTCCCCGGTCGCGACCCCAAGCGCTTCCCCGTCTGCCCCACCTGCAAGGAGATCTACGAGAGCCTGTCGGGTGGCGGCAAGGGCGGCGACGACAAGGACTGA
- a CDS encoding YqgE/AlgH family protein: protein MEGSLTGRLLLATPALTDANFARSVVLVLNHDDDGALGVVVNRPLDVDVAAVLPDWQPFATAPGKLFQGGPVALDSALGLVAVPGDHPDPQGVRRVFASVGLGSVGLVDLDTPPETISAELSGLRIFAGYAGWSAGQLEGEIAEGAWFVLDAEARDAFSDSPHDLWGDVLRRQGGDLALVASFPSDVSMN, encoded by the coding sequence GTGGAAGGGAGCCTGACGGGACGGTTGCTGCTGGCCACGCCCGCGCTGACCGACGCCAACTTCGCGCGCTCCGTCGTCCTCGTGCTCAACCACGACGACGACGGGGCGCTCGGCGTCGTCGTCAACCGCCCCCTCGACGTCGACGTCGCCGCCGTGCTGCCCGACTGGCAGCCGTTCGCGACGGCGCCCGGCAAGCTCTTCCAGGGCGGCCCGGTGGCCCTGGACTCCGCGCTGGGGCTGGTCGCCGTGCCCGGCGACCACCCCGACCCGCAGGGCGTGCGCCGCGTCTTCGCCTCCGTCGGGCTGGGGTCGGTGGGGCTGGTCGACCTCGACACCCCGCCGGAGACCATCAGCGCCGAGCTGTCGGGCCTGCGGATCTTCGCCGGGTACGCCGGCTGGAGCGCCGGGCAGCTGGAGGGCGAGATCGCCGAAGGCGCCTGGTTCGTCCTGGACGCCGAGGCGCGCGACGCCTTCAGCGACAGCCCGCACGACCTGTGGGGCGACGTCCTGCGCCGTCAGGGCGGCGACCTGGCCCTCGTCGCCAGCTTCCCCAGCGACGTCTCGATGAACTGA
- a CDS encoding NADH:flavin oxidoreductase/NADH oxidase — protein MSRLFEPITLRGTTIPNRVWVSPMCQYSCDPVQAPGVPTDWHLVHLGQFALGGAGLVLTEAAAVVPEGRISPQDAGLWNDEQTAAWTRVVDFLHAQGCAAGVQLAHAGRKASTYRPWAEATGSVPAGEHGWETVGPSAVPFDGYATPRALDADGIAALVRAFADAARRAADAGFDVVELHAAHGYLLHQFLSPLSNHRTDAHGGSFENRARLLLETLDAVRAVWAGPLLVRISTSDWVEGGWDVEDSVRLARLLAEHGADLVDASSGGNDPRQQIPVGPGYQVPNAARVRREAGVPVAAVGLILDPTQAEQLLVSGDADAVFLARPLLADPRWPQRAAVALHDTDRLPWPAQYVRATRDTVPLSRPFARTGE, from the coding sequence GTGAGTCGACTCTTCGAACCGATCACCCTGCGCGGCACGACGATCCCGAACCGCGTCTGGGTCTCGCCCATGTGCCAGTACTCCTGCGACCCCGTCCAGGCCCCGGGCGTCCCGACCGACTGGCACCTGGTCCACCTCGGCCAGTTCGCCCTCGGGGGAGCGGGCCTGGTCCTCACCGAGGCCGCCGCCGTCGTCCCCGAGGGCCGCATCAGCCCGCAGGACGCCGGGCTGTGGAACGACGAGCAGACCGCCGCGTGGACCCGCGTCGTCGACTTCCTGCACGCCCAGGGCTGCGCCGCCGGCGTCCAGCTCGCCCACGCCGGCCGCAAGGCCAGCACCTACCGGCCCTGGGCCGAGGCCACCGGCAGCGTGCCCGCCGGGGAGCACGGCTGGGAGACCGTCGGGCCCAGCGCCGTCCCCTTCGACGGGTACGCGACCCCCCGCGCGCTGGACGCCGACGGGATCGCCGCCCTCGTGCGGGCCTTCGCCGACGCCGCCCGCCGCGCCGCGGACGCCGGGTTCGACGTCGTCGAGCTGCACGCCGCCCACGGCTACCTGCTGCACCAGTTCCTGTCCCCGCTGTCCAACCACCGCACCGACGCCCACGGCGGCTCCTTCGAGAACCGCGCGCGGCTGCTGCTGGAGACCCTCGACGCGGTCCGCGCCGTCTGGGCCGGGCCCCTCCTGGTCCGGATCAGCACCTCCGACTGGGTCGAGGGCGGCTGGGACGTCGAGGACTCGGTCCGGCTCGCGCGGCTGCTCGCCGAGCACGGCGCCGACCTCGTCGACGCCAGCTCCGGCGGCAACGACCCCCGTCAGCAGATCCCCGTCGGCCCCGGCTACCAGGTGCCCAACGCGGCCCGGGTCCGGCGCGAGGCCGGCGTCCCCGTCGCCGCCGTCGGGCTCATCCTCGACCCCACCCAGGCCGAGCAGCTCCTCGTCAGCGGCGACGCCGACGCCGTCTTCCTGGCCCGGCCCCTGCTGGCCGACCCGCGCTGGCCGCAGCGCGCGGCCGTGGCCCTGCACGACACCGACCGCCTGCCCTGGCCCGCCCAGTACGTGCGCGCCACCCGCGACACCGTGCCGCTCTCGCGCCCCTTCGCTCGCACGGGTGAGTGA
- a CDS encoding GGDEF domain-containing protein: MQDADFRRLVEDSPLATVLVERGDDDWRTTWLNAAAVELLGGRTPGTLADLVHAEDVQDAREVLGRGVSDGRTAHEWRFLAGAGEVVTVEVLLGEAGRGPGVLTLSCWDVTRHVERARDLTHRATHDLLTGLPDRGLLEDRWAQARARARRTGDVPVVAFCDVDELKQLNDEHGHLVGDHALVAVAERLVAVSRAEDTVARFGGDEFIVLVDSSAEVDPQALTGRLREAVSAVPVDLPDGSRRLVRCSVGLVVDDPSESTAAVLARADRHMYEDKRRHRDG, translated from the coding sequence GTGCAGGACGCCGACTTCCGGCGCCTCGTGGAGGACTCTCCGCTGGCCACGGTCCTCGTCGAACGAGGTGACGACGACTGGCGCACCACGTGGCTGAACGCCGCCGCCGTCGAGCTGCTCGGTGGGCGCACCCCCGGCACGCTCGCCGACCTCGTCCACGCCGAGGACGTCCAGGACGCCCGCGAGGTGCTGGGCCGGGGCGTGAGCGACGGCCGGACCGCCCACGAGTGGCGGTTCCTGGCCGGTGCGGGCGAGGTGGTCACCGTCGAGGTGCTCCTCGGCGAAGCCGGTCGCGGGCCCGGTGTGCTGACGCTGTCGTGCTGGGACGTCACCCGGCACGTCGAACGCGCCCGCGACCTCACCCACCGCGCGACGCACGACCTCCTCACCGGCCTGCCCGACCGGGGGCTGCTCGAGGACCGCTGGGCCCAGGCCCGGGCGCGGGCGCGCCGCACGGGGGACGTGCCCGTCGTGGCCTTCTGCGACGTCGACGAGCTGAAGCAGCTGAACGACGAGCACGGGCACCTCGTGGGCGACCACGCGCTGGTCGCCGTCGCCGAACGCCTCGTCGCCGTCTCGCGCGCCGAGGACACCGTGGCCCGCTTCGGGGGCGACGAGTTCATCGTGCTGGTCGACTCCTCGGCCGAGGTGGACCCGCAGGCGCTGACCGGCCGGTTGCGCGAGGCCGTCTCCGCGGTCCCCGTCGACCTGCCCGACGGCTCGCGCCGGCTCGTGCGCTGCAGCGTGGGCCTGGTGGTCGACGACCCGTCCGAGTCCACCGCCGCGGTGCTGGCCCGCGCCGACCGGCACATGTACGAGGACAAGCGCCGCCACCGCGACGGCTGA
- a CDS encoding ABC transporter ATP-binding protein, producing the protein MDILTARGLVMTYGTTRALDGVDVSVRAGESVAVMGPSGSGKTTLLHVLAGIVRPTSGTVALAGADLVSLGDAQRTRLRREDFGFVFQSGQLLSELPAEENAALPLLLGGQSRAAATARARDLLARLGLAGTERRRPGELSGGQAQRVAIARALVGHPKVVFADEPTGALDQATGREVLDLLTSVARENGAALVVVTHDAGVARWCDRTLAMRDGRVVSEFTAPAGALR; encoded by the coding sequence ATGGACATCCTCACCGCCCGTGGTCTCGTCATGACCTACGGCACCACCCGCGCCCTCGACGGCGTCGACGTCTCGGTCCGGGCCGGGGAGTCGGTCGCCGTCATGGGGCCCTCCGGCTCCGGCAAGACCACCCTCCTGCACGTCCTGGCCGGCATCGTGCGGCCCACGTCGGGCACCGTCGCCCTCGCCGGGGCCGACCTCGTCTCCCTCGGCGACGCGCAGCGCACCCGGCTGCGCCGCGAGGACTTCGGGTTCGTCTTCCAGTCCGGTCAGCTGCTCTCGGAGCTGCCTGCCGAGGAGAACGCGGCCCTGCCGCTCCTGCTGGGCGGGCAGTCCCGGGCCGCGGCCACGGCCCGCGCGCGCGACCTCCTGGCCCGCCTCGGCCTGGCCGGGACGGAACGCCGCCGCCCCGGTGAGCTGTCCGGTGGCCAGGCGCAGCGCGTCGCCATCGCCCGCGCCCTGGTGGGCCACCCGAAGGTGGTCTTCGCCGACGAGCCCACCGGCGCCCTGGACCAGGCCACCGGCCGCGAGGTGCTCGACCTGCTGACGTCGGTGGCCCGGGAGAACGGTGCCGCGCTGGTCGTCGTCACCCACGACGCGGGGGTCGCCCGCTGGTGCGACCGCACGCTGGCCATGCGCGACGGCCGCGTCGTCAGCGAGTTCACCGCACCCGCCGGAGCGCTCCGGTGA
- the smpB gene encoding SsrA-binding protein SmpB, whose translation MPRETGRKNIASNRKARHDYFIDDTYEAGISLMGTEVKALRMGRASLVDGFAHIDRGEMWLEGVHIPEYVQGTWTNHTPRRKRKLLLHREEIDKWAGKVRESGLTIVPLALYFVDGRVKVEIGLARGKKNYDKRQTLREKQDKHEADRAMSQRRER comes from the coding sequence GTGCCGCGCGAAACCGGGCGCAAGAACATCGCCAGCAACCGCAAGGCGCGCCACGACTACTTCATCGACGACACCTACGAGGCCGGCATCAGCCTCATGGGCACCGAGGTCAAGGCCCTGCGGATGGGCCGGGCCTCCCTCGTCGACGGCTTCGCCCACATCGACCGCGGCGAGATGTGGCTCGAAGGGGTGCACATCCCCGAGTACGTCCAGGGCACCTGGACCAACCACACCCCGCGCCGCAAGCGCAAGCTCCTGCTGCACCGCGAGGAGATCGACAAGTGGGCGGGCAAGGTCCGCGAGTCCGGCCTCACGATCGTGCCGCTGGCCCTGTACTTCGTCGACGGCCGCGTCAAGGTCGAGATCGGCCTGGCCCGGGGCAAGAAGAACTACGACAAGCGGCAGACCCTGCGCGAGAAGCAGGACAAGCACGAGGCCGACCGCGCCATGTCGCAGCGCCGCGAGCGCTGA
- the ftsX gene encoding permease-like cell division protein FtsX: MRIGFVVGEMFQGLRRNFTMTVAVVLVTMVSLFFFGTGLLVQKQVGILKGEWYDRVQVSIFMCGSDSPANLCPGGEITDAQRTALRDQLQADPRVDRVFYESKAQAYQNFKETNDSSITDKVTADQLPESFRVRLKDPQVYQTVSDDYRDVAGVEDVPDLRAILQPLFTVLDVATNIALGLAALMLLCSMMLVSTTIRLTAFSRRRETTIMRLVGASRALIQLPFVLEGVIASLIGGVLASGALWAMVEFGVSRLQNRPGFTTRLIDTHDVLTQTGPVMVGVGVVFAIIASLVSLRRWLKV; the protein is encoded by the coding sequence ATGCGCATCGGGTTCGTCGTCGGCGAGATGTTCCAGGGGCTGCGCCGCAACTTCACGATGACGGTCGCCGTCGTCCTCGTGACCATGGTGTCGCTGTTCTTCTTCGGGACCGGGCTGCTCGTCCAGAAGCAGGTCGGGATCCTCAAGGGCGAGTGGTACGACCGCGTCCAGGTCTCGATCTTCATGTGCGGCAGCGACTCACCGGCCAACCTGTGCCCCGGCGGGGAGATCACCGACGCCCAGCGCACGGCCCTGCGCGACCAGCTGCAGGCCGACCCGCGCGTCGACCGCGTGTTCTACGAGTCCAAGGCGCAGGCCTACCAGAACTTCAAGGAGACGAACGACTCCTCGATCACCGACAAGGTGACGGCCGACCAGCTGCCCGAGTCGTTCCGCGTCCGGCTCAAGGACCCGCAGGTCTACCAGACGGTCAGCGACGACTACCGGGACGTCGCCGGCGTCGAGGACGTCCCCGACCTGCGGGCCATCCTGCAGCCGTTGTTCACGGTGCTCGACGTCGCCACCAACATCGCCCTGGGCCTGGCCGCGCTCATGCTGCTCTGCTCGATGATGCTGGTGTCCACCACCATCCGGCTGACGGCCTTCAGCCGCCGCCGCGAGACGACGATCATGCGGCTCGTCGGGGCCTCCCGCGCCCTCATCCAGCTCCCCTTCGTCCTCGAGGGCGTCATCGCGAGCCTCATCGGCGGCGTCCTGGCCTCCGGCGCGCTGTGGGCCATGGTCGAGTTCGGCGTCTCGCGGCTGCAGAACCGGCCCGGGTTCACCACCCGGCTCATCGACACCCACGACGTCCTGACCCAGACCGGCCCGGTCATGGTCGGCGTCGGGGTCGTCTTCGCGATCATCGCGTCCCTGGTCAGCCTCCGCCGGTGGCTGAAGGTGTGA
- the ftsE gene encoding cell division ATP-binding protein FtsE: MITFEHVSKSYGEGHRPALAEVTLQIDKGDFVFLVGPSGSGKSTFLRLVLKEEKASGGSVQVNGRDVGRMRSWKVPQLRRQIGVVFQDFRLLADKTVYENVAFALQVLGKPRHVIAQTVPETLGLVGLGGKEKRRPHELSGGEQQRVAIARAFVNRPAILLADEPTGNLDPETSVGIMKLLDRINRTGTTIVMATHDDDIVDQMRKRVVELRDGRVVRDEDRGVYGSGR; this comes from the coding sequence ATGATCACCTTCGAGCACGTCAGCAAGAGCTACGGGGAGGGACACCGCCCCGCGCTCGCCGAGGTGACCCTGCAGATCGACAAGGGCGACTTCGTCTTCCTCGTGGGCCCCTCGGGCTCGGGCAAGTCGACGTTCCTGCGCCTGGTGCTGAAGGAGGAGAAGGCCTCCGGCGGCAGCGTCCAGGTCAACGGCCGCGACGTGGGCCGGATGCGGTCCTGGAAGGTGCCGCAGCTGCGCCGCCAGATCGGCGTCGTCTTCCAGGACTTCCGCCTGCTGGCGGACAAGACGGTCTACGAGAACGTCGCGTTCGCGCTGCAGGTCCTCGGCAAGCCCCGGCACGTCATCGCCCAGACCGTGCCCGAGACCCTCGGGCTCGTCGGGCTCGGCGGCAAGGAGAAGCGCCGCCCGCACGAGCTGTCCGGCGGCGAGCAGCAGCGCGTCGCCATCGCGCGCGCGTTCGTCAACCGGCCCGCGATCCTGCTGGCCGACGAGCCGACCGGCAACCTCGACCCCGAGACCAGCGTCGGGATCATGAAACTGCTCGACCGCATCAACCGCACGGGGACCACCATCGTCATGGCCACGCACGACGACGACATCGTCGACCAGATGCGCAAGCGCGTCGTGGAACTCCGGGACGGTCGCGTCGTGCGCGACGAGGACCGCGGCGTCTACGGATCGGGCCGCTGA